AAACGCGTCGACACTTCCGTCCCCGAGCGAGGCGACGAGCGAATAGGTCGTGGTGCGCGTGGGCGCGACGGTCGCCTCGCCCGCAGGACCGTCGCCTTCTGCCACAGTGGCGCCGAAGCCGTCGCCGATGGTCACGTGGACCGCGCCGGTCACGTACCAGGAGAGCACGGTCGTCGAGCCGAAATCGATCGCGCCGCTCGCTGCGGCGAATTCCACCCTCGGATCACTTCCCTCGACCTCCACCTTCACGCTCCGGCTCGCCACCTCCTCGCCTCGCTTCGCCTCGAGGGTGTAGGTCGTGGTCCGATCGGGGTTCACGACGATCGATCCCTCGCCGGGACCGGCGCTGCCGAGCTCCAGGTCGTGCCCCGCTCCGTCGTGGATCCGAATCGAATCGGCGTTCGTGGTCGTCCACGCGAGGGTGGCAGGCTCGCCCGGCGCCACCTTCGCGGGGGTGGCGGTGAAGGAGACCACCTGCGGGCCCTGAGCGCTTCGGACGGTCACGGTGACCGAGCCCTTCGCCTCGAGATCGCGGGCTCCAATCGCGGTCAGCTCGTAGGTCGTGGAGGCGCTCGGGTGGACCTCGACGCGCCCGTCGGCGGCCGGAGCGCCGCCGAGATCGATCTCGTGACCGCTGGCGTCGACGAGGAGGAGCCGGAGCGCGTCGCGGGTCTTCCAGGCGATCTCCGAGGTCCCTCCGGCGTCGATCACGGGGGGATCGGCGCGGAGCTCGAGGACCTGCGGCGGGATTTCCTTGGCGCCCGAGCCTTTCTTGCCACCGCACGCGGCGATCAGCAGGAAAAGTGGCAGAACAAGTGACTTCGCGTGAAACCGGAACCGGAGACAGCTCATGCAACCTCCCGGATCCACACCTGATTTCAAGACATGAGCCTGAATGGGCCGTATCCCGAACGGGTGGAATCATCCGAACTCGACGAGGAGCTAGGAAAACTCGGCGCTACTTCCATGTCAAACCGTTGAACCGCCGAGGGGCGGTAGCGCTCGCTCACCGAGGGGGCGGAACCGCATCCGGGAGGCGCCCGGTCGAGCCGTTGCCGCTCGGGATGGGGCGCCCTACCGTGTCGGCACCGGTCATTCGAAGCCTCGAGTGCCGGATCGCAGGGCCCTTCGTGCGATCAGCCCGACTCTTGCCGCTCCTTGCCGTGCTGCTCGGATGGCCTGGCCCTGCCGTTGCTGCCCCCCTTCCGTTCGCGCGGGAGGGCGGCGGTCCCAGGCACCCGGGCCTCGGTCTCGCGCTCCCGGCGCTCCAGCCTCCCGGGGCGCTGCCGGAGGTCTACGTCGTTCCACGAACCCCCGGCCAGAACCAGGTGCGGTGGTACGGATTCAAGTTCAAGGAGGTGCTGCTCCCGCAGCTGCCCGGCGCAGGTGTTCGTCTCTTCTACTATCAGTCAGAGACGAAGGCGGCAGAGGTCGCGGCCGGCGTGATCCGCGAGCAATACATGCAGCTGGCCCGGGCCTTCGACTACGTCCCGGAGCGAGAGGTCCCCTACGTCCTCTACGCCACCCACCTGGAGTTCCAGGCCACCAACCTCTTTCCGATCAGCGAGGGCGTCCTCGGCGTCACGAGCCCCAGCGAGCTCACGCTCACCCTCCCCTTCTTCGGCGATCTGGAGCAATACCGGCACACCTCCACCCACGAGCTCACCCACGAGTTCACGATCCAGATCGTGCGCTCGGCCGGTGAAGCGGCGGGGAGGCCCGGCGGCCTCGGAGGCTTTCCGCTCTGGTTCATCGAGGGACTGGCGGAGTACGCGGCCTACGGCGGCATGGATCCGGACGGCAAGCCGGGGCCGGAGCCCCGAGGCGCTTCGGGCCCTTCGCTTCCGGGCCTCGATCCCGACACCGAGGCATGGGCGCGGGATCTTCTCTATCGATCCTCGCCCTTCGAGGGCTACCTGATCCCGCCCTTCTACTCCGACTATCCCATGGGGTACGTCCACACCTACAAGCTGGGCCAGCTCCGGGTTGCCTTCATGGGCGCCACCTTCGGCAGGGAGCTCATCATCTGGCTGCTGAAGAACGCCAGCACCATGGGCCTCGCCGACGAGCGCGGCGCGGGCGTGAAGTTCCCCGAGCTGGTGAAGATGGGCACCGGCTACGACAAGGAGACGATCGAGAGGCTCTTCGCCGACTGGATCCAGCGGCGCTACCTGCCCGCCTACGACCAGGCCCGGACGCGGGTTCCCTCCCTCCAACCGATCGACAACGTCCCGGTCGAGGCCGAGCTGGTCGTGGCCTCGCCGGACGGCAAGACCCTCCTGATGCGCGGCTTCGATCGGGAGCTCGGCGAAGGCTCGCTCTGGCTGCTGGAAGGGGACAATCCCGGCAAATCGCAGCTCGTGGTCAGGGACTCCCGCCCGGGCCTCGAGTCCCTCCACCTGATCTCCCGGCGGACCTTTGCGCTCGGCAACGAGCGGATCGCCTGGATCGGCCGCGCCGGCGAGGCTGACGTGCTCACCGTGGCGCGCCTCGAGAAGCCGCCGGAGGGATCGAGCGACCTCTTCCGAATCACCGACCGACGCTCCTTCGAGCTGGTGAAGCACCACATCCTCGAGGGCGGAGATCCGACCTTCTCTCCGGACGAGCGGCGGATCGCGTTCTCGGGAGTTGACACCAACGGTTTCAAAGACGTTTACATCATGGACGTGGACGAGGGATTCTCGTCCCTGCGCCGTGTGACCCAGGGGCCCTTCTCCAAGAGCGGCCTGTCCTGGACCGCCGACGGGATCTACCTCGCCACCGACGCGGCTCCCGACGGCGACGCCAACATCGGGCTCCTGGATCCCGAGACCGGCGCCATTCGGGTCGTGGTCGCGGACCGCTCGATCAAGGAGTGTCCGGTGCTCACACCGGCCGGGCTCGTCTACGCTTCGAACCTGGGCGGGCGGTGGGATCTCTACCGGATCGAGGATGGGGTCGCCTGGAGGATCACGGACGTCTCCACGCTGATCCGCTCGCCGGCCGTGGGCGCCAAGGGAAGCCTCTACGGGATCATCGTGCACGGCGGCCACTTCCGCCTGGCGCGGCTCCCCCCCGTGGAGATCCTCCGGCTCGACGGGAGGCCCCCCATCGCCGCGGACTACGATCCCACGCCTCGCCCTCTCCCGATCCTCCGACTGCCCGAGGTGGCCCCCGAATACAGGCCCTTCGATCACTTCGGCATCGACATGGGCGGCATCCAGGTGGGGACGCAGACCGTGGCCGTCGGCGGGATCTCGTTCTCGGACCTGCTTCGCGATCGCCTGCTCGCCGTCCAGCTCGCCGTCTACGGCAGCCTCGACTTCACCGACGCCAGCGCGATCTTCCTCGACCGTTCGCAGCGCACCACCTGGCTCGCCGGGATCTTCCATACCTTCCAGCCCAAGCGCGACCGCACCTTCGGCACACCGGCGCTGCCGGACAACCCCGACTTCTTCCTGGAGCGGGAGTTCGGCGCCATGGGCGGGCTCTCCTACCCTTTCAACCGCTTCGAGCGCATGGACGTGCTGCTCACGGTGGAGGGCGTCCACCGCTCGCGATTCACCGACCGTCGCGGGACCCGAGACGCAGCGTGGGAGGAGCTCACGGGCGGGAACGACCTGCAGCTCCTGGCCACCGCGGGCTACGGTCTCGACACCCTCCGCTACCACCCTTTCGTCGGCCCCATCTCCGGCTCGACCGTGCTGTTCGCGGCGGGCACCTCCATCCTGCCGCAGCGCCTGAACGTCGGGGGGGCTGGGGTGAACGGCTGGGCCGAGTTCGACCTCCAGCACTTCTTCTACCTCGGCGCCCGCTCCACCTTCTGGACCCGGGCCGCCGCCGGCTCCGCGTTCGGCGGCCGGTTCTCGCGCCAGTTCTACCTCTCCAGCGTCGACAACCTGCGGGGCTACCACTGGTCCGACGATCGCCTCCTGGGCACCCACTACTACGTGGCGAACGCCGAGCTCTCGTTCCCGCTGGACTGGCTGATCCGGATCGCGATCTTCGAGGGTCTGCGCGGCGTCGGGGCGGTCGACTTCGGCGGCGTCACCGACCACTACGAACAGCTCCTCGACGCGCGCTCCCTCGACCTCGCGGTGGGCCTGGACTTCCTCGCCGGGCCGCTCGCGATGAGGCTCCACTTCGGCTACCCGATCCAGATCGGCCCGGTGCTTCCCGCCGACGGCTGGGTGACGAACTTCGCGCTGCGGCTCCGCTACTGAGGACGCTTGAGCGGCCGAATCCGGCCGAAGGTCTCGGGCCGCGCCGGGTCGGGGTCCGCGTAGCTCTTCCCTCCCTCCCACTCGCCCGCTTCGTCCAGGTGGAGGAGGAAGGCCCGAAGCGCGTGCTGCTCGCGCAGCTGCGCTGGCACGGTCCGGATCGCGAGGGACTCGGCGGTGGTCGGGAACCACCCGTCCCCGCCGCGCGCCAGGTAGTCCAGCGTCGCGAAGGATATCGTCGCGTCGGGGTCCAGCAGGATCCCGTCGCGGACGACCTCGATCACCGCCCCGCCGCTATCCACTGAAAGAGTCCGAACACGCGACCCAGGGTGAAGGCCGGCGTCTTGCCCCTGCTCGGTCCCATCGGGATCGTAGGCCAGGAAGAGCTCGCCGCTCACCTGGGGGAAATGTCCCCGCCCGGTGCCGACGCCCCGCAGCGCCGCCTCGAACGTCTCCTTCAGCGCGCGGTGGGTCGCGGTGACCACCACGATCGGGTTGTCGAAGCGCAGCGCGGCCTGGACGTCGAGCACCCGGACGAGACCGCCCCGCCTCTCGAAGGAGTCGTGATCCACCACGCCGATGGAGCTCCGGATGCCGCCGCCGTTGCGCAGGCCGAACGTCACCTCCTCCGCGCCTGCCGCCCTCGCCGCCCACGCGATCGAATCGGCGCTCAGGTTGCCCAGGTTGGTCTCGCGGTTGCGCACGTTCTCCCGGTCGCCGTCCAGGTAGCGATCGCTCCTCGCCACCACCTCGCCCAGGGGCTCGAGGGCGTCGCGCACGCGCGCCTCCAGCGCACCGGCAGGGCTGGCGGGCGCGGCTCCCAGCTCCCGGAGCGAGCGGTCATCGGAAGGCCAGGGCCGCGAGGCGTCGTCATAGCCCACCAGCACGCCCTGGTCGTCGAAGGAGAGGCCGAGCCGGCCCAGGTACTGGTACTGGCCGTCCGTGGCGACGATCAGCACTGGCTTGCCGTCGCGCGCGCGACGCACCAGGGGATAGCAGGTCGGCTCGCCTTTGCAGACCGGCGACGGCTCCTGTCCCGGGAGCAGGCGATGCGTTCTTTCGGCGAGGCGATCGTCGCCGCCGCCGCCCACGATCACGTCCACCCCGGTCAGCCCCGCCTCGACGAGGGCGATTTCGCGCCGGACGTCCTGGAGGTGGGAGAGGAGGACGACGATGTCCACGCCCTCCGCCCCGAGGGCGTCGACCTGGGCCTGCACCCGCCGGACGATCGAGGGGAAGTCGCTCACGCTCCTCGACGCCAGGGCCGTGCTGGCGATCGACGCCAGGGTCTCGGTGGTGGCGCCCACGACTCCCAACGTGATGCCCGAGCACACGGGCGTCTCCCCCCGCACAACCAGCCTCCCGGCGCAGAGCTTGCCGCGAGGCAGGATCCTGCCGGGGTGGAGCTCGAGCCAGGGGCTGGGCTCGCCCTGCGGGACGCGCACGGCGAGGGCGGCCATCGGGCCGTCGTCGAAGTCCACGGTGGAGGTGAGGATGGGGTAGCCGGCCTTCGCCACCATCTCGGCGAGGAAGGACTCTCCCCTGTCGAGCTCGTGGTTCCCGAGGGCGGTGGCCCGGAGACCGATGCGGTTGTTCGCCAGGGCCACCACGTTCTCGCCCTCCAGCTCGAGCTGGAGCGCCGGCGCCGGCATGAAGAGATCGCCCGCGGCCAGGAAGACGGTGGGCTCGGGCCCAGACGAGAGGGCGCGAGAGAGAGCGGCGAATCGGCCGATGCCGCCGTGGGTGGCGCCATCGCCGGCGACCAGCTCCGACTCCATGTCCGAGGCGTGGAGCAGCACCAGCCGGCGCTCGGCAGGCCTCGTCGAGAATCCGCCTTCCTCGGGACGGACCGCGCTCCGGGCGGCACAGCCGGCGAGCAGGAGGGCCGCAGAGACAAGCAACCACCGCAAGGCGTCAGCTCCCTCGCAGCTCGAGACGGCCGTCGCCGTTCACCCGCGCGCGGAGCTCCACGCCGCAGTAGCCGCACTGGACGTACTCCCCGTGGCGGAAGCCGTCCCCGATCGGGTTGTTGGCGTCGCAGTCGGGGCAGTCGAACTCGAAGAAACGGGAATCGCCGCCGCGCGAGCTCCCCTCGTCGTCGAAGTCGTCGTTCATGCCTACAGCAGACCACCGCCAGCGTCCGAAATCCAGCGTTACGGTTGGCGGGATGAACGAGCGCCTGCTCGTTGTACTATGGGAACCAACGGTGACTCGATCACCGTCTCAGGGAGCTCCCTTGGACCCCATCCGCTTCCGGACTTTACTGAAGGGCATCGGCTACGAAATTCTCGAACGGGAAGACACATGGGCCGAGTGCCTGATCCTCGGCCACGGCGAAGCCTGGCTGGGCAGCGGGAAGACATCCGAAGCGGCCTTCGAGGCCGCGGTCGCGAAATGCCTTCCCTCTCATCTCTCGCAGCATCTCCTTCGGCTGGCCCTCGCCGATGAGATCGCGGCGCCGGCAGACGCTCCGTCCCTGCCGCGTCCCCAGACCCAATCCACGGAGCTCGCTCCCCGCGAGATCCCATCGGCGCCCCCGGTCGAACCCGTTGCGTGGCTCGTAACGACGGCGGATCCTCCGGCGCCGGAAGCGCAGCTCCTCGTCGCCCCATTCGGGGACGCCGTCGCTCCCGCGCCCGGCCCGACGGTTGGCTTGTCCCTCGTCGTCGCAGAGGAGCACGAGGCGCCGGCGGCCTCATCTCTCGCAGCGGAACTCCGGCATCCGAATCACGACCTGCTCCCGCCTACCCCGGAGCGACGCGATCGCGTCATCGCCCTCCCAGCCAGCAGGGAGTCGGTCGCCGACGGGCTCCTCGAGCTCTCGCGAATCTCCGCCGACATCGAAACCCGGCGAAGGGGCGTCGCCCTGATGAGCCCTCGGCGTCAGCGGCTGGTGATCCTCGAGTGGCTCGCCTCGGCCCGCAGCGTCCAGGAGCGGATGCCCTTCAACCTCGAGATCGAGGAGGCCGTCCCCGCTCTCGTCAAGACGCTCCGATGGCTCTCGGAGGCCTGGTGGCCGGGGATGATCGCCGCGTTCCAGCTCAGCGCCAGGCCGAGGGATGCGGCGCGGGATCTCCGACTCGCTCCTGGCGCCGCCCCGACGACCTGGGCCGAGACCGCACGACGAGCCGCCGAGGCCCTCCGCAGGTGCCGGGAAGAGGACGCGGCCACCGGCTTCGACGAGCACGGCTGGGCGGACGCCGCTCAGCTCGCCCCGCCCCCGCCGGATCCGGAGCGGCTGCTCCGCGAAACCATCGCAGCCGTGGAACGGATCGGCGGCTCCCTGGGGAAGCGCCCGGAGAGCGGACAGGAGCGGCCGGACAAGGCCCTCCTCCTCGCGTGGTCCCAGGACGTCCGCTGGCTCCGGAACGCGGTCGCCGATCCCGAGGGGTGGGCCGCGCTCGCGGGGAGGCTCCGCTTCTGGTGCCAGTACAGCCTGGATCCGGGCGACGCCGTCGAGGTCCTCGATCCCGCCTACCGCCCCCCTCGGAGCTGGTCGACGGTGCACGAGCGGGCCGGCGCCGCGAGCCGGGACGCCGAGGCCCTGGCGCGCGTCCTTCGCACCATCCCCGGGCCGTTGGCCCCCAACCAAGCGTGGATCGGCTGGTTGGAGGAAGCCCTGCCGCTGACCTCGACCCACCAGGCGGCGATCGTCGCGGCGACGTTCGAGCAGCGGGAGCGGATCCTCGCCATCCGCGAGGATGATCTCCGGGAGCCCTCGAAGCAGCTCCGGCGCCGGCTCGCCAAGTTCCACCAGGCCTTCGTCCGCGCCGCCGAGCCGTCCACGGTTCCCCCTCCGGAGGAAGAGGAGACGCTCGAGGCGAGCGCAGCCGAGCCCCACGCGCTGCCCGACGAGCGGATCCTCGCGTGCACCCGGGGCAAGAGGGCGCTCTTCGTGGGCAATCGCGCCGACGAGCTCCTCCGCGAGCGCCTGGTGGAGACCTTTCGCTTCGAGGACCTCGACTGGACCGAGAGCTCGCCCCGCAGGGTCGAGGCGGCGGTGGAGGCGATCGGCTCGGGATCCTACGACCTCGTCCTCGCCGCCACGGGCTTCCTGGCCCACAAGGAGGACGGGCGCCTCAGCCAGGCATGCCGCGGCGCCGGCGTCATCTATGTACGCGTGAACAAGGGCCGGCCCAAGGCGGTGGAGCTCGCCATCGACCGCGAGCTCACGGAGCGGGCGGGCTGAAATGGTCTGAAGTCAGGGCAGCACCCGGAAGCGGGCGGCCACCTCGTCCATCAGCTCGAAGAAGGACTGCTCGTAGGAGATGGCGTCCTGGTCGCCGCTGCCCGCCGAGTCGACGAAGAAGGTCCCCGATCGGCAGAGGCGGACGAGGTCGGGATCGTCGGCCGAGGCCTCGCCTCCGGAACCGTACTCGGTGCACACCCTCTCCCCGGTGCGGGAATTCCGGTAGCAGCACCGCCCGGACGGGAAGACCAGGATCATCTTGCGGATGCGACCGCTGGCCATCTGCCCGTCGAAGAGCATCACCTGCTGGTAGAAGCCGCCGGGCCCCGTGGCCCTCATCCCGTAGCCGTGGAGGAGAAAGAGCACGGGGTAGCGCACGTTGGCGTTGGCGGGGTCGTCGTACCCCGGGGGCAGGACGATCCCGTAGTCCCGATCCACGCCGCCGAGCGCCGCCGAGCGGAACACCCGGGCCGAGGCGCGCGAAGCGAACGACGACTTGTCCCCAGGCGGATCCGGCCGCTCGCTCCAGCGATCCGAGAGCCATCGGAAGACCAGCAGGAGCCGGTCGAGTGCCTGTACGATCGTGCCGGCGTGGTCGCCATCCCCTTGCGCGATCTCGGCCTCCGTCGCGCCCTGGTTCCCGTAGAGGAAGAGCATGTTCCGCGGGAGCGCGTTCGCCGGGATCGTGAGAGGCGCGAAGGTCCAGTCCGAGCTCGGCGCGCCGGGGAGCTCTCGCAGCCGGAGGA
The Vulgatibacter incomptus DNA segment above includes these coding regions:
- a CDS encoding PD40 domain-containing protein, which encodes MPLLAVLLGWPGPAVAAPLPFAREGGGPRHPGLGLALPALQPPGALPEVYVVPRTPGQNQVRWYGFKFKEVLLPQLPGAGVRLFYYQSETKAAEVAAGVIREQYMQLARAFDYVPEREVPYVLYATHLEFQATNLFPISEGVLGVTSPSELTLTLPFFGDLEQYRHTSTHELTHEFTIQIVRSAGEAAGRPGGLGGFPLWFIEGLAEYAAYGGMDPDGKPGPEPRGASGPSLPGLDPDTEAWARDLLYRSSPFEGYLIPPFYSDYPMGYVHTYKLGQLRVAFMGATFGRELIIWLLKNASTMGLADERGAGVKFPELVKMGTGYDKETIERLFADWIQRRYLPAYDQARTRVPSLQPIDNVPVEAELVVASPDGKTLLMRGFDRELGEGSLWLLEGDNPGKSQLVVRDSRPGLESLHLISRRTFALGNERIAWIGRAGEADVLTVARLEKPPEGSSDLFRITDRRSFELVKHHILEGGDPTFSPDERRIAFSGVDTNGFKDVYIMDVDEGFSSLRRVTQGPFSKSGLSWTADGIYLATDAAPDGDANIGLLDPETGAIRVVVADRSIKECPVLTPAGLVYASNLGGRWDLYRIEDGVAWRITDVSTLIRSPAVGAKGSLYGIIVHGGHFRLARLPPVEILRLDGRPPIAADYDPTPRPLPILRLPEVAPEYRPFDHFGIDMGGIQVGTQTVAVGGISFSDLLRDRLLAVQLAVYGSLDFTDASAIFLDRSQRTTWLAGIFHTFQPKRDRTFGTPALPDNPDFFLEREFGAMGGLSYPFNRFERMDVLLTVEGVHRSRFTDRRGTRDAAWEELTGGNDLQLLATAGYGLDTLRYHPFVGPISGSTVLFAAGTSILPQRLNVGGAGVNGWAEFDLQHFFYLGARSTFWTRAAAGSAFGGRFSRQFYLSSVDNLRGYHWSDDRLLGTHYYVANAELSFPLDWLIRIAIFEGLRGVGAVDFGGVTDHYEQLLDARSLDLAVGLDFLAGPLAMRLHFGYPIQIGPVLPADGWVTNFALRLRY
- a CDS encoding bifunctional metallophosphatase/5'-nucleotidase, which translates into the protein MRWLLVSAALLLAGCAARSAVRPEEGGFSTRPAERRLVLLHASDMESELVAGDGATHGGIGRFAALSRALSSGPEPTVFLAAGDLFMPAPALQLELEGENVVALANNRIGLRATALGNHELDRGESFLAEMVAKAGYPILTSTVDFDDGPMAALAVRVPQGEPSPWLELHPGRILPRGKLCAGRLVVRGETPVCSGITLGVVGATTETLASIASTALASRSVSDFPSIVRRVQAQVDALGAEGVDIVVLLSHLQDVRREIALVEAGLTGVDVIVGGGGDDRLAERTHRLLPGQEPSPVCKGEPTCYPLVRRARDGKPVLIVATDGQYQYLGRLGLSFDDQGVLVGYDDASRPWPSDDRSLRELGAAPASPAGALEARVRDALEPLGEVVARSDRYLDGDRENVRNRETNLGNLSADSIAWAARAAGAEEVTFGLRNGGGIRSSIGVVDHDSFERRGGLVRVLDVQAALRFDNPIVVVTATHRALKETFEAALRGVGTGRGHFPQVSGELFLAYDPDGTEQGQDAGLHPGSRVRTLSVDSGGAVIEVVRDGILLDPDATISFATLDYLARGGDGWFPTTAESLAIRTVPAQLREQHALRAFLLHLDEAGEWEGGKSYADPDPARPETFGRIRPLKRPQ